Part of the Sporomusa termitida genome, ATTACAGCCGGTTATATACAGCCGGTAATGCCGGCGAAGCCGCTATAATTGCCGCCGGACTAGGCCGGGTGATTTTTCTGACCACCGGCAGCCGCACCCTTGGACTATTTAAAAATGAGCCGTTATTGGCCTCCTGCCGGCTGATTGCGCGGGTTCTGCCGCAACCGGAGGTAATTGCCGAGTGTATTGAACTGGGGTTTAATCCTGGTGACATTGTTGCCATGCAGGGGCCTTTTTCCCATTGTTTTAATGTGGCGATGTTTAAAGAATATGCAACTGAGGTAATCATAACCAAAAACAGCGGCAGCATCGGCGGTGCCGATACTAAGATTTCGGCAGCGGTAGAATTGAATCTGCCGGTTATTGTAATTGGCCGCCCGGCTGTTGCGTATAAAAACCTGTGTCTGACCCGGCAAGAAGTAATTAATATGGTGCTGGAGGTAATATCATGGAATTCATAAAAGACCCGCTGGCCATTGAAAAACGCAGTATGGAGATTATTGCCCCTTATCTGGCAGGGTTTGACTTAGACGAACAAACCACTAAGGTTTTTTCACGTATTATTCATGCTGCCGGGGATCCGGACTATGCCAACATTATAAAAGTTCATCCTGAGGCTATAGCCGCCGGTTTGCAGGCCCTGAAGGCCGGTTGTGATATTTACTGTGACGTTGAAATGGTGCGTACCGGGATTAACAAACGCCGGCTGGCCGAACTGGGAGGGCAGGCCTACTGTCTGGTGGCTGATCCGGCGGTGGCTGCAGAGGCGAAAGCGGCGGGGATTACCCGGTCAATGGCCGCGATGCGTAAATTCGGCGCTCAGCTTAACGGGGCGATTGTGGCGATTGGCAATGCACCGACAGCCTTGTTTGAAGTGTTAAAAATGGTTAAAGAAGAGAAGATTAAACCGGCGCTGATCATTGGTGTGCCTGTTGGTTTTGTCGGCGCGGCGGAGTCCAAAGAGTTGCTGTATACCACCACGTCTGTCCCCTTTATCACTGTACTGGGCAACAAGGGGGGCAGTCCGATTGCGGCCGCTTCTGTCAATGCTGTTATGTACATGTTGGGCCGCTAGGCTTTTGCGGCGGAGAATAGCGGCAGCGCATAATTAGGAGGATGTTGATATGGGCCAAGTGCATATTCCCCGGGTGGTTATTGCCGGGGTTAGCAGTGGTGCAGGCAAAACAACAATTGTTACCGGCATGCTGGCGGCTTTAGCCGGACGGGGCCTTAAGGTGCAGTCCTATAAAGTCGGCCCTGACTATATCGATCCGGGATTTCACCGGCTGGCCAGCGGCAAAAGCGCACATAACCTTGATACCTGGCTGGTGCCGCCGGACTGTCTGGCGGAGATCTTTGCCAGTACGGCGGCCGGTAATGATATTGCCGTTATCGAAGGCGTTATGGGGCTGTATGACGGCGGGCGCGCCGGTGTCAGCAGCACGGCGGCCATTGCTAAAATGCTGAATGCACCGGTGGTATTGGTTATTGATGCTAAATCAATGGGGGAAAGTGCTGCTGCTATTGCCTTAGGTTTTAAAATGTATGACCCGGAGGTTAATCTGGCTGGTGTGATTATTAACCGGCTGGGCTCGGAAACCCACCGGCTCATGGTCTGTGAGGCCCTTGGCAAAGTGGGCATTCCCGTCATTGGGGCCGTTTTTCGTAATAATGAACTGACCATGCCTGAGCGTCACCTGGGTCTTACACCGGTGACTGAACATGAGGCGGCTGCTGCTGTGGCGGAGATGGGCCGCCAGGTCGCCCGGCAAGTGGCGCTGGATGATCTGCTGGCCCTGGCTAATGCCACCGGCCCACTCCCGGTCCGCTCACTGCCACCGGTTAAACAGCCGGTAATTAAAGCCCGGATCGGTGTGGCCCGGGACAAGGTGTTTACCTTTTACTATCCCTCCAGTCTTGAAATCCTGGCGGCGTTTGGGGCAGAAATAATTCCCTTCAGCCCCCTTACAGACAGCCGCTTGCCGGCTGTGGACGGAATTGTGCTGGGGGGGGGATTTCCCGAAATGTTTGTCAAAGAATTGTCGGCCAACAGCCTGATGCGCAATGATATATTACAGGCGGCAGGGCGCGGCCTGCCTGTCTATGCCGAGTGCGGCGGCCTGATGTATCTGGCCCGGCAGATTATAGATTTTGACGGCCGCGCTTATGATATGGCCGGCGTGATTCCGGCCGTCTGCCAGATGCAGCCTAAGCTGGAAACAGTAGGCTATGTGGAAGCAACCGCCCTCAATAACAGTGTATTGTGTGAAACCGGGGAGACTTTGCGCGGCCACGAGTTTCATTTTTCCCGCATGCTGCCAGATAACGCTGCCGGGGAGTTTCCCTGGGCGTTTGCGTTTAAAAAAATGAGGACAGGGGCTGTCTATCATGGCGGCTATGCCGCCGATAACGTAGTAGCCTCCTATTTGCACATGCATTTTGCCGGCAACCGGCAGGCGGCCGAACGGTTTGTTGAACAGTGCTCGCGGTACCGCTTACGCAGTCAGGGAGGTAAGAAATATGGCCGGTAAAATTATTTTAGTGACCGGTGGCGCCCGCAGCGGCAAAAGCACCTTTGCCGAACGCTATGCTGCTCAAGGCAACCGGCAGGTGGCTTATATTGCCACTGCCCAGATCTATGATGAGGAAATGAAAGAACGGGTGGCTGTTCATCAACGCCGCCGTCCGGCAGGCTGGACGACATTTGAAGCACCATACAGGGCTGAATTGGCTATGGCCCAGGCTGTCCGGCAGGCGGACGCCGTATTGTTCGATTGTCTGACCCTCTACACAAGTAATCTGCTGCTGGCGCCGGCGGCGCCGGCTAACCGGGAAGAACGCTGCCAGTCTGTGCTGGGGGCGATTGACACCTTGCTGGCCAGTGCTAAGCAGGAGCACGCAGATGTCATTTTTGTCAGTAATGAAGTCGGGTTCGGGATTGTGCCTGATAATGCGCTGGCCCGTGAATACCGGGATGTGACCGGACTTGTCAATCAAAAAATTGCCGGCCAGGCCGACGAGGCTTATTTGGTAGTCAGCGGTCTGGCTGTTGAGTTAAAGAAGATAGCTGTTGGTCTGGGGGAGGTTGGGTTTAATGGCTAAAGCGATCATGTTGCAGGGCACCAGTTCTCATGTTGGCAAAAGTATTTTAGCAACGGCATTATGCCGGATATTTAAACAGGATGGTCAGCGGGTAACGCCATTTAAGTCGCAGAATATGGCCCTTAACTCTTATGTGACAAAAACGGGCGGCGAGATGGGCCGGGCGCAGGTGGCCCAGGCCGAGGCCGCAGGTTTGGAACCTAATGTGGATATGAACCCGGTATTATTAAAACCTACCGGTAACTCCTGTTCGCAGGTCATTGTCATGGGCAAGCCTGTCGGCAATATGTCGGCCCAGGAATATCATTCCGGCTACAGCCTTACGGCCCTGGGGGTTGTAAGCGAATGTCTGCAGCGGCTGCACCGCGACTTTGACGTTATCGTAATTGAAGGGGCCGGCGGGCCGGCAGAGGTTAACCTTAAAGCCAACGATATTGTCAATATGCGTATTGCCAAACTGGCGCAGGCGCCGGTGCTCCTGATTGCTGATATCGACAGGGGCGGGGCCCTGGCGTCAGTTGTCGGGACGCTGGAGTTATTAGACCCTGATGAGCGTGATCTGGTCAAGGGAATTATTATTAATAAATTCCGGGGCGATATTAATTTGCTGCAACCGGCACTGGATTTCCTGGAAAGCAAGACCGGTAAGCCGGTACTGGGCGTTATTCCCCATCTTGACCGGCTGGGTATTGATGATGAGGACTCGGTATCACTGGAGGATAAACAGCAGTCAGCTACAAGCGGTGAAATTGATATTGCCGTATTGCGTCTGCCGAAAATATCAAATTTTACCGATTTTGATGCCCTCGGGAATGAAAGTGATGCGCACGTCAGATATGTGCGTCAGGGAGAAGCGATTGGCAAGCCTGATCTTATCATCCTGCCGGGCAGCAAGAATACGACCGAGGATTTATTATATCTCCGGCACAATGGCTATGAACAGGAACTGGTCAGGCTGGTTAAAAGCGGTACCCCTGTTGTCGGCATCTGCGGCGGCTACCAGATGCTGGGGCGGGAGGTGCAGGACCCCGACCATACTGAATCAGATTTCGATACAGTTATGGGCCTGGGTCTTATTGACAGTATTACTGTTTTTGCGGCTGATAAGGTTACCCATCAGGTCAAGGCCGCGGCAGCCAATCACCGTTTCCTGGGCATTGGCTATACCGGTGACAATCTGACCGGCTATGAAATACATATGGGGCGGACCCAGTTTATGACCCCTGTTGACGCTGCTTTTACCATTGTTACCAGGTCGGGTGAGCAGGTCGCGATGCCTGATGGCGCCGTTTCGGCCGATGGCCTGGTTATGGGTACCTATATGCATGGCGTTTTTGATAATGATGCCTATCGCCGGGCTGTGCTTGATGCGCTGAGAGTCCGCAAAGGGCTGGCGCCGCTTGGAATTACGCAGAATACCGAGGCCCGCAAAGCTGCTGCCTACGACCGGCTGGCTGCTGTTGTCCGCCAGCATTTGAATATGGACCTAGTTCACCAAATTATGAACCAGCCAACCGGTAAGTAGGTATGACAGAGTACGTGGCGTTAGGGGCTGTGGTTATCGACCGTTTTGTTGGCGATCCGCGCACATCCCTGCATCCGGTAGTTCTGATCGGCAGCTTTATAGCCTGGCTGGAGGGCCGGCTACTGAATACCCGCCATTCGCCCGGCTGCAAGCGGCTGGCCGGTGCTGTCCTTGTCCTGGGGGTGCTGACCGTGGTCTACGCAATCGCCTGGCTGGCAATGGCTGCTTTAGCTTACCTCCATCCCTGGGCTGTTTATGCCGGCGGCGCTGTGCTCCTGTCTTTTGCCATAACGCCCCGCAGCCTGGCGGAAGCCGGTCGGGAAATAGCCGGTTATTTACACCACGGCGACATGGAACAGGCCCGCTTTAAGGTGGGCTGGATTGTGGGGCGGGATACCGGTGGACTGAATACCGCCGAGGTCACCCGCGCTACTGTAGAAACTGTGGCTGAGAATATTGTCGACGGTATTATATCACCGCTGTTTTATGCATTGATCGGCGGCGTCCCCCTGGCCTGCCTATACCGGGCAGTCAACACCATGGACTCCATGGTGGGCTATAAAAATGAAAAATACCGGGATTTTGGCATGACAGCGGCGCGGATTGATGATGTCTTTAATTACATACCGGCCAGGCTTACCGGCCTATTAATTGTGATCGCTGCCGCGCTGCTTAGATACGATGCCGGCGGTGCCTGGCAGGCGATTAAGCGGGATGCCGGCAAGCATCCCAGCCCTAACAGCGGTTTCGCCGAGGCCGCTGTGGCCGGAGCGCTGGGCGTCCGGCTGGGAGGACTCAACTATTATGGCGGGGCAGCCTCCTTGCGGGCTTATATGGGGGAAGCTAAACAAGAACTCCAGGCTGTACATATTGAGCAGACGATTCGCATTATGTATCTGGTGACAATGCTGTTTATTGCCGGGGCTATTGCCGTAAAGTCGGTTGTGGCTTAGCTAAGGCGGCCATCACTGTGGAGGAATTGCGCTTGAACGATTTTTTTACCGGATTACAATTTCTTACCCGCATCCGGGTGATAGAGCAGACCGACTGGTCGCCGGACAGCTTCGGCCGCAGTGTAAAGTATTTCACGCTGATTGGTGCGATTATCGGCTTGATTCTGGCTGTAATCAATTATGCCCTGAGTCAGTTTCTGCCGGCGCATGTATTGGCCGCCGTTATTATTTTGGCTGAGATTGTGCTGACAGGCGGTTTGCATTGTGATGGTTTTATGGATACTGCTGACGGTGTATTTTCAGGGCGGCCGCGGGAGCGAATGCTGGAAATAATGAAAGACAGCCGGGTTGGTGCCAATGGTGTGGTGGCCTTCGGCTTGTTGCTGCTGCTAAAATACTCGCTTATTGTTGATATGACTCCGGCCATGCTTACCTCGGCGCTGTTGGTTATGCCGGTAGCAGGGCGTTTGGCCATGGTGATCAGTATCACATCTTTCCCTTATGCGCGGCCCGACGGTATGGGGAAAGCCTTTGCCCAGTACGCTGGCCGCAGCACCTTACTTATTGCCGTAATTGCCGCGCTTGTGATTGTGCTGCCGCTGGGACTTACGGCAGCAGTCAGTGCCGGTGCGGGCGTACTGGCCGGTGTTTTGTCGGCCCGTTATTTTGCCGGTGTTTTAGGTGGCTTAACCGGGGATACCTATGGTGCTGTCACCTATCTGACCGAGTTGATGGCTTTGCTCGTATTTGTCATCTAGAAGAAGTAAGATTCAATCACTGAAAGGCAGACCTTTGTATGACAATTAAAGTTAAAGCGCCTGGCTCATGCGGTGAGCTGGTACAGGGCACAATAAACGGGGTTAATTTTTTGATTACCTGTCCGGTCGACTGGTATTCGGAGGTTACCACCGTTAGCGGCGGCAGTATGGCCGAGGTCCGGCCCAAGACTGCGGCAGCTGTATGCAAGACTTTGGAATATCTGAGAGTACCGGCAGCCATTGGTTTGAAGGTTGAATCTGATTTGCCGGTAGGCAAAGGCATGGCTTCCAGCAGTGCCGATATCAGTGCTGCCTGTCAGGCGGCGGCGCTGGCTGCGGCCGCAACAACGCTCACCTGTGATGAGATTGCCGATATTGCCTTAACCATAGAACCCACCGACGGTGTATTTTATCCCGGGATTATTATGTTTGATCATGTACAGGGACAGATCCGCCGCTGCCTGGGCCAGCCGCCCCCTATCCACATTGCCGTTTTTGATGCCGGTGGCCAGATTGACACCCTGGTTTTTAACCACCGCGCGGATTTGGCTGCTTTAAACAGGGCTAAAGAGCCGCAAGTAATGAAAGCCGTTGCGTTAGTGGCCCAGGGGTTAAAAACCGGTGATGCCCGGCTTATCGGCCAGGGAGCCACTTTGAGTGCTGTGGCTAACCAACAGATTTTGTATAAGCCCTGTCTGGAACCAATGATAACGGCCAGTAATCATTTCGGTGCTATCGGTGTCTGTGCCGCTCACAGCGGGACCGTGCTGGGGGTCATGTTTAGCGCTGACGCAATGTCGGGGCATGAAGCCTGTATCAAAGAAATATGTCAGCTTTGTCCGGAGGTTGCTTATTTAAAGACGGTTCGCCTGATTGCCGGCGGACTTATTATAACAGGAGATGATGGCAATGAGCGCTGACAACCAAGCCGCCTGTTTTGGTCATGGCGGTAATGTATACGCCTGGGCGCGGGAACATGGCCGTGAGCCGGCGGTTGTGCTGGATTATAGCGCTAATATAAATCCGCTGGGTTTAGCTCCTGGTGTTCGGGCCGCAATCAGCAAAGCTGTCGGTGAGGTTATTCATTATCCTGATGCCGGGGCGGTAATGCTTAAGGCCGCAATCAGCAGCTATTATCAGGTTAACGCCGAATGTATTACTGCCGGCAACGGTGCTGTTGAATTACTTTATGTGCTGACACATACCCTGCGTCCCCAAAGAGTGCTGATCCCGGCGCCTGCTTTCAGCGAATATGAACGGGCCGCCCGGGCCGCCGGGGCTGGGATTGAATACGCATATTTGTCGCCGGCGAATAACTTTACGCTGGATGTAGCTGGGCTCTCCCGGCGCTTAACAAGCATAGATATGGTGTTTATTGGCAATCCCAATAACCCCACAGGCACGCTGTTGACAGTCGGCCAACTGGAACAGATTTTATTTGCTGCCGCTCAGTCCGGTACAATCGTAGTTGTCGATGAGTCTTTTATGGACTTCATCCCGGGCGACCGGGAATATACCTGCCGGCCGTTGCTTAAACAATATGATAATCTGGTAATACTGCATTCCCTTACAAAATTTTATGCCATCCCTGGCCTGCGGCTGGGGTTTGCCCTTACCCAGCCGGCTTTGACGGCCAGGCTGCATGCTGCCAAAGATCCGTGGAATGTCAATTCCCTGGCGCAAGCCGCCGGTGTGGCAGCGTTATCAGACCAGGAATATCAGGGGAGAAGCAGGGAGATTGTACATTATGAAAAGGATGTTTTATATACAGGCCTGAAAGCTATACCGGGAACCACGCCTTTGCCGCCTGCCGTTAACTACATACTTATCCGGATACAGCAGACTGCTGCCAGGGTGTGCCAGGCTATGGCTGAAAGGAATATTCTGATTCGTGATTGCTCCAATTATCCCGGTCTTTCTCCGTATTATATACGGGTGGCTGTTAAACTCAGCGAACAGAATGAAAAACTGCTTACCCAGTTAGAACAGGTGTTGAGGTGAACCTATGACCAGACTGATAGTAGTGCGGCACGGTCAAACTGTATGGAATTTAGAGCGGAAATATCAGGGACACAGCGATATTGCCCTGACTGATACCGGGCTTAATCAGGCCCGGGCTGTGGCCGAGCGTCTGGCAGAAGAACCTGTTCATGCTGTTTATGCCAGTGATTTGTCCCGGGCTTTTAAGACCGCTGAATGTATTGCCGCGGCCCACAGCCTGACGGTAAAGCTCGTACCGGAATTGCGGGAGATAAAGTTTGGCGAGTGGGAAGGTCTTACCTATGAGCAAATAACTGAGCGCTGGCCGGGTCTGTTAGGCAAGCTATGGACAACGCCGGACGAACTGGAGATCCCGGGGGGAGAGACCTTCCGGCAGCTAAAAGAACGGTCAACTGCCGCCATCCGGCAGATATTAGCCGCCCATCCCGGCCAAACTGTGGCTGTCGTTGCTCATGGCGGCACGATTGGCACCATTTTATGTGCCATACTTGATATTCACCTTAATCATGTCTGGCGTATCAGACAGGATAATACAGCTGTAAATGTCATTGATTTTTATGAGGGCCGGCCTACCATTACCCTGCTCAACTGCGTCCGCCACTTAAAAGCAGAGAAAGCCGGCAATTTGCCGGAAGTCAAATGAATGATGGCGGTGTGCGCTGAAGTTCGCACCGGCAAATCACGGTGGGTTTCCTGTAGCAGTCAAAAACCCCAGTTTTTTGACTGATTTTCAACCTTGAACTAACAGTGTGAACATGATAAGATCATAGTGTTAAAAGTCACTGATGCCTGAGGTGCTCGTTACCTCTTATATGTTCAACCGACTCATTTACATGGGGAGTTTGATGTTATGCCGCTGGCAGGCCGCTTAGAGTGGAAGTCAAAAGCATAAATACAAAACGCCCACCTGCGCGAAGCGGGTATGAACATACAGGAGAACGGTATCATGGGCGTATATAGCAGTTATTAAAAACACTTTCTGTTTAGAAGGTGTTTTTTTTTTACTCCATCAGAATTTATAAAAACCCGGGGCCATAATTTAAGGGATAAGAAAAATATTTACCTAAAGGACTTGGCATAAGCCGAATTTTCTAAAAATTAATAGGGCGGAGATTCCAATTTTGCCAAAGTATGGCCAACTGTGTTATAATTAAAATAATTCTATTTAAGAGAGGGATATACTTTGAAAAAAGCAATTATTGAGATGGATAAAGGCAATGTGGTCATTGAGCTGTTTGACAAAGACGCGCCGCAGACTGTTGCTAACTTTGAAAAGCTGATTAATGAAGGTTTTTATAATGGTTTACAGTTTCACCGGGTTATTCAAGGTTTTGTGGCGCAGGGCGGCTGTCCAAACGGCACCGGCACCGGCGGTCCTGGCTACACGATTCCGTGTGAAACCAAAGGCAATCCCCATAAACATGAACGGGGCTCACTGTCAATGGCTCATCGCGGTCCCAACACCGGTGGCAGCCAGTTCTTTATTGTCTATGAACCTCAGCCCCATCTGGATGGATTACATACTGTATTTGGCAAGGTCATTGAGGGTATGGAGATTGTGGATCAAATTAATCAAGGCAACATAATGAATAAAGTAACTGTTGTTGAGGAATGATTTAACAGGTAACGTCGTACAATGACGTAAGGGGGTTGTTCTATGAGCAATACTAACGATACCGAAGCTATGCTCAAAAATAAACAATGGGCTGTTGTGGGAGCTACCGATAATAAGGAAAAGTTTGGCTATAAGATATTCAAGGCTTTGAAGGAAGCCGGCTATGATGTGTATCCGGTAAATCCCGGCGTTGATGAGATCCTCGGGGATAAATGCTACCCGGCGCTGAAGGATTTACCCTGTGTGCCTGAAGTCGTAAATGTTGTCGTTCCGCCGAAAGTTGGCGAGCAGATTGTGAATAATTGCTGTGAGCTTGGCATTAAAAATGTGTGGCTGCAGCCTGGAGCTAATGCTGCCAGTGTGGTGGAACAGGCTAAAAACCTTGATCTTAATGTGGTTGACCGGTGTTGTGTATTGGTTGAACTTCGCAACCACAAGTAGGATAGTGTATTCTTATTTTATTTAAGTAAAAAAGGGGGACTGTCTGATGGCAAATGTAGTCAATGCTAACGAAAATAATTTCCAGGAAGAAGTGCTTGACGCTACAAAGCCGGTGCTTGTAGATTTTTGGGCTCCGTGGTGTGGCTACTGCACCCGCCTGGCGCCGGTTATGGATGAACTGGCAGAAGAAATGAGCGACCAA contains:
- the cobS gene encoding adenosylcobinamide-GDP ribazoletransferase, whose protein sequence is MNDFFTGLQFLTRIRVIEQTDWSPDSFGRSVKYFTLIGAIIGLILAVINYALSQFLPAHVLAAVIILAEIVLTGGLHCDGFMDTADGVFSGRPRERMLEIMKDSRVGANGVVAFGLLLLLKYSLIVDMTPAMLTSALLVMPVAGRLAMVISITSFPYARPDGMGKAFAQYAGRSTLLIAVIAALVIVLPLGLTAAVSAGAGVLAGVLSARYFAGVLGGLTGDTYGAVTYLTELMALLVFVI
- a CDS encoding cobyric acid synthase, giving the protein MAKAIMLQGTSSHVGKSILATALCRIFKQDGQRVTPFKSQNMALNSYVTKTGGEMGRAQVAQAEAAGLEPNVDMNPVLLKPTGNSCSQVIVMGKPVGNMSAQEYHSGYSLTALGVVSECLQRLHRDFDVIVIEGAGGPAEVNLKANDIVNMRIAKLAQAPVLLIADIDRGGALASVVGTLELLDPDERDLVKGIIINKFRGDINLLQPALDFLESKTGKPVLGVIPHLDRLGIDDEDSVSLEDKQQSATSGEIDIAVLRLPKISNFTDFDALGNESDAHVRYVRQGEAIGKPDLIILPGSKNTTEDLLYLRHNGYEQELVRLVKSGTPVVGICGGYQMLGREVQDPDHTESDFDTVMGLGLIDSITVFAADKVTHQVKAAAANHRFLGIGYTGDNLTGYEIHMGRTQFMTPVDAAFTIVTRSGEQVAMPDGAVSADGLVMGTYMHGVFDNDAYRRAVLDALRVRKGLAPLGITQNTEARKAAAYDRLAAVVRQHLNMDLVHQIMNQPTGK
- the cobC gene encoding alpha-ribazole phosphatase, translating into MTRLIVVRHGQTVWNLERKYQGHSDIALTDTGLNQARAVAERLAEEPVHAVYASDLSRAFKTAECIAAAHSLTVKLVPELREIKFGEWEGLTYEQITERWPGLLGKLWTTPDELEIPGGETFRQLKERSTAAIRQILAAHPGQTVAVVAHGGTIGTILCAILDIHLNHVWRIRQDNTAVNVIDFYEGRPTITLLNCVRHLKAEKAGNLPEVK
- a CDS encoding GHMP kinase, producing the protein MTIKVKAPGSCGELVQGTINGVNFLITCPVDWYSEVTTVSGGSMAEVRPKTAAAVCKTLEYLRVPAAIGLKVESDLPVGKGMASSSADISAACQAAALAAAATTLTCDEIADIALTIEPTDGVFYPGIIMFDHVQGQIRRCLGQPPPIHIAVFDAGGQIDTLVFNHRADLAALNRAKEPQVMKAVALVAQGLKTGDARLIGQGATLSAVANQQILYKPCLEPMITASNHFGAIGVCAAHSGTVLGVMFSADAMSGHEACIKEICQLCPEVAYLKTVRLIAGGLIITGDDGNER
- the cbiB gene encoding adenosylcobinamide-phosphate synthase CbiB encodes the protein MTEYVALGAVVIDRFVGDPRTSLHPVVLIGSFIAWLEGRLLNTRHSPGCKRLAGAVLVLGVLTVVYAIAWLAMAALAYLHPWAVYAGGAVLLSFAITPRSLAEAGREIAGYLHHGDMEQARFKVGWIVGRDTGGLNTAEVTRATVETVAENIVDGIISPLFYALIGGVPLACLYRAVNTMDSMVGYKNEKYRDFGMTAARIDDVFNYIPARLTGLLIVIAAALLRYDAGGAWQAIKRDAGKHPSPNSGFAEAAVAGALGVRLGGLNYYGGAASLRAYMGEAKQELQAVHIEQTIRIMYLVTMLFIAGAIAVKSVVA
- the cobU gene encoding bifunctional adenosylcobinamide kinase/adenosylcobinamide-phosphate guanylyltransferase; this translates as MAGKIILVTGGARSGKSTFAERYAAQGNRQVAYIATAQIYDEEMKERVAVHQRRRPAGWTTFEAPYRAELAMAQAVRQADAVLFDCLTLYTSNLLLAPAAPANREERCQSVLGAIDTLLASAKQEHADVIFVSNEVGFGIVPDNALAREYRDVTGLVNQKIAGQADEAYLVVSGLAVELKKIAVGLGEVGFNG
- a CDS encoding peptidylprolyl isomerase, whose translation is MKKAIIEMDKGNVVIELFDKDAPQTVANFEKLINEGFYNGLQFHRVIQGFVAQGGCPNGTGTGGPGYTIPCETKGNPHKHERGSLSMAHRGPNTGGSQFFIVYEPQPHLDGLHTVFGKVIEGMEIVDQINQGNIMNKVTVVEE
- a CDS encoding CoA-binding protein; its protein translation is MSNTNDTEAMLKNKQWAVVGATDNKEKFGYKIFKALKEAGYDVYPVNPGVDEILGDKCYPALKDLPCVPEVVNVVVPPKVGEQIVNNCCELGIKNVWLQPGANAASVVEQAKNLDLNVVDRCCVLVELRNHK
- a CDS encoding cobyrinate a,c-diamide synthase, whose protein sequence is MGQVHIPRVVIAGVSSGAGKTTIVTGMLAALAGRGLKVQSYKVGPDYIDPGFHRLASGKSAHNLDTWLVPPDCLAEIFASTAAGNDIAVIEGVMGLYDGGRAGVSSTAAIAKMLNAPVVLVIDAKSMGESAAAIALGFKMYDPEVNLAGVIINRLGSETHRLMVCEALGKVGIPVIGAVFRNNELTMPERHLGLTPVTEHEAAAAVAEMGRQVARQVALDDLLALANATGPLPVRSLPPVKQPVIKARIGVARDKVFTFYYPSSLEILAAFGAEIIPFSPLTDSRLPAVDGIVLGGGFPEMFVKELSANSLMRNDILQAAGRGLPVYAECGGLMYLARQIIDFDGRAYDMAGVIPAVCQMQPKLETVGYVEATALNNSVLCETGETLRGHEFHFSRMLPDNAAGEFPWAFAFKKMRTGAVYHGGYAADNVVASYLHMHFAGNRQAAERFVEQCSRYRLRSQGGKKYGR
- the cobD gene encoding threonine-phosphate decarboxylase CobD, with protein sequence MSADNQAACFGHGGNVYAWAREHGREPAVVLDYSANINPLGLAPGVRAAISKAVGEVIHYPDAGAVMLKAAISSYYQVNAECITAGNGAVELLYVLTHTLRPQRVLIPAPAFSEYERAARAAGAGIEYAYLSPANNFTLDVAGLSRRLTSIDMVFIGNPNNPTGTLLTVGQLEQILFAAAQSGTIVVVDESFMDFIPGDREYTCRPLLKQYDNLVILHSLTKFYAIPGLRLGFALTQPALTARLHAAKDPWNVNSLAQAAGVAALSDQEYQGRSREIVHYEKDVLYTGLKAIPGTTPLPPAVNYILIRIQQTAARVCQAMAERNILIRDCSNYPGLSPYYIRVAVKLSEQNEKLLTQLEQVLR
- the cobK gene encoding precorrin-6A reductase, whose protein sequence is MILVLAGTLDGRELAAKLTAMGYPVVVSVISDYGRNLAEAPGLSVLVGQLALEDMKQLIGARAIKVLVDASHPYAVNGSINAMAACEATGIQYIRYERAEVSVPADYSRLYTAGNAGEAAIIAAGLGRVIFLTTGSRTLGLFKNEPLLASCRLIARVLPQPEVIAECIELGFNPGDIVAMQGPFSHCFNVAMFKEYATEVIITKNSGSIGGADTKISAAVELNLPVIVIGRPAVAYKNLCLTRQEVINMVLEVISWNS
- a CDS encoding precorrin-8X methylmutase, with protein sequence MEFIKDPLAIEKRSMEIIAPYLAGFDLDEQTTKVFSRIIHAAGDPDYANIIKVHPEAIAAGLQALKAGCDIYCDVEMVRTGINKRRLAELGGQAYCLVADPAVAAEAKAAGITRSMAAMRKFGAQLNGAIVAIGNAPTALFEVLKMVKEEKIKPALIIGVPVGFVGAAESKELLYTTTSVPFITVLGNKGGSPIAAASVNAVMYMLGR